In Leptospira limi, a single genomic region encodes these proteins:
- the hslV gene encoding ATP-dependent protease subunit HslV: METIHATTILSVRKNGKIAVGGDGQVSMGNTVMKHTAKKVRRLYNGKVIAGFAGSAADAFTLFELFEKKLIEHGGSVSRAAVELAREWRMDRMLRRLEALLIVCDANESFLISGTGDVISPDDGVLAIGSGGNFALSAARALVENTDLDPKEIITRAMKITADICIYTNHNLVIEEL, encoded by the coding sequence ATGGAAACAATTCACGCAACCACCATCCTCTCTGTTCGTAAAAATGGAAAAATTGCAGTAGGGGGAGATGGCCAAGTTTCGATGGGAAATACCGTCATGAAACATACAGCAAAAAAAGTACGTCGCCTTTACAATGGTAAGGTGATCGCTGGATTTGCTGGAAGTGCTGCCGATGCCTTCACTCTCTTTGAACTCTTTGAAAAAAAATTAATTGAACATGGTGGATCAGTTTCTCGTGCTGCGGTAGAACTTGCACGTGAATGGAGGATGGACCGCATGTTACGTAGACTTGAGGCACTCCTCATTGTTTGTGATGCCAATGAATCCTTTCTCATTTCAGGAACAGGGGATGTGATCTCACCAGATGATGGTGTACTTGCGATTGGATCTGGTGGTAATTTTGCCCTCAGTGCAGCAAGAGCCCTTGTGGAGAACACAGACTTAGATCCAAAAGAAATCATCACAAGAGCCATGAAGATCACCGCTGACATCTGTATTTATACAAACCACAATTTAGTGATCGAGGAATTATAA
- the xerD gene encoding site-specific tyrosine recombinase XerD, with product MGSKLPVSQNQLLQTFQEYLSVEKGLSDNSIYSYGYDLNKFAIFLEKEHINFLEVKANDIMRFLEEERERKISAKTLAREVVAIRQFYKYLRDEKRLDSNPTEKIETPEVARTIPDYLTQAEIEELFKNIKEDNLYELRDKCIFELLYSSGLRISEACNLKMSDIDMENMTITVEGKGGRQRLVPFGEKSLEILKRYLTESRTEILKKRTCDFVFVSKKGSYINRKSVWRLLNHYIKRTKIKKKVTPHTLRHSFATHLLENHADLKSVQELLGHIDISTTQIYTHMANKTLKEVHKKFHPRG from the coding sequence ATGGGTTCCAAATTGCCAGTTTCTCAAAATCAGCTTTTACAAACATTCCAAGAGTACTTGTCCGTAGAAAAAGGACTGAGCGATAATTCGATTTATTCCTACGGATACGACCTCAACAAGTTCGCCATCTTTTTGGAAAAAGAACATATCAACTTTTTAGAAGTAAAAGCAAACGACATCATGCGTTTTCTAGAAGAAGAAAGAGAACGTAAAATCTCTGCAAAAACTCTTGCAAGAGAAGTTGTCGCAATCCGTCAGTTTTATAAATACTTACGAGATGAAAAACGTCTCGATTCCAATCCAACAGAAAAAATTGAAACTCCTGAAGTTGCAAGAACCATCCCCGATTACCTCACACAAGCGGAAATTGAGGAACTGTTTAAGAATATCAAAGAGGACAATTTGTACGAACTTCGTGACAAATGTATCTTTGAATTACTTTACTCTTCTGGCCTTCGGATTTCAGAAGCATGTAATTTAAAAATGTCTGATATTGATATGGAAAATATGACTATTACTGTCGAAGGAAAAGGGGGAAGACAACGCCTCGTTCCTTTTGGTGAAAAGTCTTTGGAAATCCTGAAACGTTACCTCACAGAAAGTCGTACTGAAATTTTGAAAAAAAGAACCTGTGACTTTGTGTTTGTATCCAAAAAAGGATCGTATATCAATCGTAAGTCGGTTTGGAGACTTCTCAACCACTACATCAAAAGAACAAAAATTAAGAAAAAAGTCACTCCTCACACTCTACGTCACTCGTTTGCAACTCATCTACTTGAAAATCACGCAGACCTTAAATCCGTACAAGAGTTACTTGGTCATATCGATATTTCTACCACACAGATCTATACACATATGGCAAATAAAACTCTGAAGGAAGTTCATAAGAAATTCCATCCGAGAGGATAA
- the hslU gene encoding ATP-dependent protease ATPase subunit HslU, with protein sequence MTLKTILAEVANDPNKTEDLTPRQIVERLDEHIIGQTKAKRAVAVALRNRSRRRKLEESLREEIYPKNIIMIGPTGVGKTEIARRLSKLCGAPFLKVEATKYTEVGYVGRDVESMVRDLAMGALNLVKAEFRDRVKDKAAEKAEEIILDVILPPIFHKKESELNPEEKERFESYKESREKFRDKLRKGVLNEQEIEIDIPKQSSQTGMPMLQVFGAGNMEEMDNQIQNLLGDLMPKKSGKRKVKVSDAQKILLESEAEKLIDSDKIQSEAVRRVEEMGIIFLDEIDKIAGREGRQGADVSREGVQRDLLPIVEGSTVNTKLGPIKTDHILFIAAGAFHMTKPSDLIPELQGRFPIRVELETLTEGDFIKILTTPKSSLTKQYEALLATEGVKIEYTQDGIAEIAKLAFQMNEKNENIGARRLNTIMEKLLEDTSFEAPDLPEDKKHVVINEEYVSNKLKGIIEDKDLSRFIL encoded by the coding sequence ATGACACTCAAAACCATTTTAGCAGAAGTGGCAAACGATCCAAACAAAACAGAGGATCTCACACCGCGCCAAATTGTAGAGCGTTTGGATGAACACATCATTGGCCAAACAAAAGCAAAACGAGCAGTCGCAGTTGCCCTTCGCAATCGTTCCAGAAGGCGTAAATTAGAAGAATCATTACGAGAAGAAATTTACCCCAAAAACATCATTATGATTGGGCCTACAGGAGTTGGGAAAACAGAAATTGCTCGTCGTCTGTCAAAGTTATGTGGTGCTCCCTTTTTAAAAGTGGAAGCCACAAAATATACGGAAGTTGGGTATGTGGGTAGGGATGTCGAATCCATGGTGCGAGATTTGGCCATGGGCGCCTTAAACCTTGTGAAAGCAGAATTTCGAGACCGCGTGAAAGACAAAGCCGCAGAAAAAGCAGAAGAAATCATTTTAGATGTCATCCTTCCTCCTATCTTTCATAAAAAGGAATCCGAACTAAACCCTGAAGAAAAAGAACGTTTTGAGAGTTACAAGGAATCCAGAGAAAAGTTCCGCGACAAGTTACGAAAAGGTGTTTTAAACGAACAAGAAATCGAAATCGATATTCCGAAACAATCCTCTCAAACAGGTATGCCCATGTTGCAAGTGTTTGGTGCTGGGAATATGGAAGAGATGGACAACCAAATCCAAAACCTACTTGGGGATTTGATGCCAAAAAAATCAGGCAAACGAAAAGTGAAAGTTTCGGATGCACAGAAAATTTTGTTAGAATCAGAAGCAGAAAAACTCATTGATTCAGATAAAATCCAATCCGAAGCAGTGCGCCGAGTAGAAGAGATGGGGATTATCTTTCTGGATGAAATTGATAAAATTGCAGGACGAGAAGGGCGCCAAGGTGCCGACGTTTCGAGGGAAGGTGTTCAACGTGACCTGTTACCAATTGTTGAAGGATCAACTGTGAATACAAAACTTGGTCCAATCAAAACGGATCATATTTTGTTTATTGCCGCTGGTGCCTTCCACATGACAAAACCATCTGACCTAATCCCTGAGTTACAAGGAAGGTTTCCAATCCGTGTGGAATTGGAAACACTCACGGAGGGAGATTTTATCAAAATACTCACAACTCCTAAGTCTTCTCTCACCAAACAATACGAAGCACTTCTTGCCACTGAAGGTGTGAAGATTGAATACACGCAAGATGGAATTGCTGAAATTGCGAAACTTGCCTTCCAAATGAATGAAAAAAATGAAAACATTGGTGCAAGAAGGCTTAATACCATCATGGAAAAATTATTGGAAGACACAAGTTTTGAAGCCCCCGATTTACCAGAGGACAAAAAACATGTGGTGATCAATGAAGAATATGTGTCGAACAAACTCAAAGGAATCATCGAGGACAAAGACCTCAGTCGATTTATCTTATAA
- a CDS encoding ATP-binding protein, with protein MSNPTKHADYGKVVRIQIPSNPRFVSHTRNYFFNLCLEHGFSLFDSMDLKLVIGEAITNIIRHAYSSRTDKPIFIEIQFDKDRVEIKLRDYGKKVEPKDLRSFDVSDYREHGIGLFMIRELTDYYFLDQSFEIGNQMVLIKRK; from the coding sequence ATGTCGAACCCCACGAAACATGCGGACTACGGAAAAGTAGTCCGTATCCAAATTCCCTCCAATCCCCGTTTTGTTTCCCATACTCGTAATTATTTTTTCAATTTATGTTTAGAACATGGATTCTCGCTATTTGATTCCATGGACTTAAAATTGGTCATTGGGGAAGCCATCACCAATATCATTCGTCACGCCTATTCCAGTCGCACAGACAAACCCATCTTTATCGAAATCCAATTTGATAAAGACAGAGTGGAAATCAAACTCCGCGATTATGGAAAAAAAGTAGAACCCAAAGATTTACGCAGTTTCGACGTGAGTGATTACAGAGAACATGGCATTGGGTTATTTATGATCCGCGAACTTACCGATTATTATTTTTTAGACCAATCCTTTGAGATTGGAAACCAGATGGTCCTCATCAAAAGAAAGTAA
- the ilvB gene encoding biosynthetic-type acetolactate synthase large subunit, producing MTSTTEAITGGRLMVELLEEAGVEIVFGYPGGAILPFYDELYHSKKIKHILVRHEQGAIHMAEGYARSTGKLGVCIATSGPGATNLITGLTDAKMDSIPILAITGQVSTDAIGTDAFQEADIFGITIPITKYNALIKKADDLARHFEEAIKIAMGGRPGPVLLDFPKDVQLEKTSVRKASALKIAPHHYERPKVKGDPQEFADALNQAKRPLLYVGGGAINSFASAEIKALAEKANAPVTTTLMGLGAFPGTHPLSVGMLGMHGTAYANKAVLECDYILNLGARFDDRVAKYQDFAPTAVRAHVDIDAAEFNKRINVDHILHGDLKDSIREILPFVKGGDRAEWISRIQTLKQNHPLDFDNSGESIKPQDFLNRVYTKTKGEAIVSTDVGQHQMWAAQYYLFDKPNTWLTSGGLGTMGFGLPAAIGAKFGNPDKTVICVTGDGSFQMCIQELATIAQSKLGVKILLFNNNFLGMVRQWQELFYEERFSESQWSYNPNFVKLAEAYDIPAMRIEKKSEIDKGVEFFLKDSGSALIEVMIPAEEKVFPMIPAGKSQQDLIEFKDLGKLKK from the coding sequence ATGACATCTACAACCGAAGCAATTACTGGCGGCCGGCTCATGGTCGAATTATTGGAAGAAGCGGGTGTTGAAATTGTCTTTGGTTACCCTGGTGGTGCCATTCTCCCTTTCTACGACGAACTTTATCATAGTAAAAAAATCAAACACATCCTTGTACGCCATGAACAAGGTGCCATCCACATGGCAGAAGGGTATGCTCGGTCCACAGGAAAGTTAGGTGTTTGTATTGCAACTTCTGGACCTGGAGCAACCAACTTGATCACTGGTCTGACTGATGCCAAAATGGACTCCATCCCCATTCTTGCCATCACAGGCCAGGTATCCACAGATGCCATTGGAACCGATGCTTTCCAAGAAGCAGATATTTTTGGAATCACAATCCCCATCACAAAATACAATGCACTGATCAAAAAGGCCGATGACCTGGCTCGTCATTTTGAAGAAGCCATTAAAATCGCAATGGGTGGTCGACCAGGCCCAGTATTACTTGATTTTCCAAAAGATGTACAATTGGAAAAAACTTCCGTACGAAAAGCTTCTGCTTTAAAAATTGCTCCTCACCATTATGAAAGACCAAAGGTAAAAGGGGATCCACAAGAATTTGCGGATGCTTTGAACCAAGCCAAACGCCCGTTACTCTATGTAGGTGGCGGTGCAATCAACTCTTTTGCTTCTGCGGAAATCAAAGCTCTTGCAGAAAAAGCAAATGCGCCTGTGACAACAACACTCATGGGACTGGGCGCCTTTCCTGGAACCCATCCTCTCTCGGTTGGGATGTTAGGTATGCATGGAACTGCCTATGCCAACAAAGCCGTGTTAGAATGTGATTATATCCTCAATTTGGGGGCTCGGTTTGATGACCGTGTTGCAAAATACCAAGACTTTGCACCTACTGCAGTGAGAGCCCATGTGGACATTGATGCTGCTGAGTTTAATAAACGTATTAATGTGGATCATATTTTACATGGTGATCTGAAAGATTCCATTCGTGAGATCCTTCCTTTTGTGAAAGGTGGAGACCGCGCGGAATGGATTTCCAGAATCCAAACTCTCAAACAAAATCACCCACTCGATTTTGACAACAGTGGTGAGAGTATCAAACCCCAAGATTTTTTGAACAGGGTATACACAAAAACAAAGGGTGAGGCCATTGTTTCTACAGATGTTGGCCAACACCAAATGTGGGCCGCACAGTATTATCTCTTTGATAAACCGAATACTTGGCTAACTTCTGGTGGACTCGGTACAATGGGATTTGGATTACCTGCTGCGATCGGTGCCAAATTTGGTAACCCAGATAAAACTGTGATTTGTGTGACAGGGGACGGATCCTTCCAAATGTGTATCCAAGAACTTGCAACTATCGCGCAATCCAAGTTAGGCGTTAAGATTTTACTTTTTAATAATAACTTTCTTGGTATGGTTCGCCAATGGCAGGAACTTTTTTATGAAGAACGTTTTAGTGAATCACAATGGTCTTATAATCCTAACTTTGTGAAACTTGCCGAAGCTTATGATATCCCAGCAATGAGGATTGAAAAAAAATCAGAGATCGATAAAGGGGTAGAGTTCTTTTTGAAAGACAGTGGTTCAGCACTCATTGAAGTGATGATCCCTGCAGAAGAAAAAGTTTTCCCTATGATCCCTGCTGGTAAATCACAACAAGATCTTATCGAATTCAAAGACTTGGGGAAATTGAAAAAATGA
- the ilvN gene encoding acetolactate synthase small subunit, whose protein sequence is MKHTLSILVNNHPGVMSHVSGLFTRRGYNIDSIAVGVTDNPEVSSMTIVLNGDDFVVGQVKNQLLKLPDVLRVQDMAYASSVQRELVLVSFSITESNRSEALTICNGFDVKILEMTEDSLLIEFSGNSRQVSNIIAVLKPFGIREISRTGQIAIAYRNQNAV, encoded by the coding sequence ATGAAACATACACTCAGTATATTAGTCAATAACCATCCAGGTGTCATGAGCCATGTCTCAGGTTTATTCACAAGACGTGGGTATAACATTGATTCAATTGCCGTAGGTGTTACCGATAACCCCGAAGTTTCTTCTATGACAATTGTTCTGAATGGGGATGATTTTGTAGTTGGTCAGGTGAAAAACCAATTATTAAAACTCCCTGATGTTTTAAGAGTACAAGATATGGCGTATGCGAGTTCTGTACAAAGAGAATTGGTTCTTGTTTCTTTTTCGATAACAGAAAGTAATCGAAGTGAAGCTCTTACAATTTGTAATGGATTTGATGTGAAAATTTTAGAAATGACAGAAGATTCCCTTCTCATTGAGTTTTCAGGAAATTCACGTCAGGTGAGTAATATCATCGCCGTTTTAAAACCATTTGGGATCCGAGAAATTTCAAGAACAGGCCAAATCGCCATCGCCTATCGAAACCAAAACGCTGTTTAG
- a CDS encoding bifunctional anthranilate synthase component I family protein/class IV aminotransferase, translated as MDLERKKGNYPCGILNYELGYHFIEGLDLESSPLKEGTSLLHITIFQNKKRFKYKNPHPKVETSVSISNPKPKWTKDEYTKQWNKTLEYLKLGESYELNLCFPVELQINGDLFSFYQNLKAKQKTKFSVFYPYERKNKTIVSLSPELFFEVQGEIITTEPMKGTIVRGNTREDDQKNFLHLQTSEKERAENVMITDLYRNDLGRIAKQGTVEVEELFSIRGLSTVWQMVSKVTAKLDKPFSWNTVLSSLFPSGSVIGAPKRNSYELLRSLEVGNRGVYTGVFFTSEETNHVPWIRASVTIRTLETDSIGETHNAVYGIGSGVTVLSTPKEEYEECLSKLKVLTSPIPPNFQILETLKLSNGKIFLKEHHGNRIESTAKRFGFSFSKTKLEDTFHKIETEVTGKVRIRLLLDEEGNFHWESTSLPKRSIRASISLGFAKEPINSDDVFLYHKTTNRSVYNQLTEDCKGLGIDDCILFDKDGRVLETTIRNLFYKEKGKWYTPSLDTGGLPGVFRERLLQKNWVKVKPTSKDDLLNAEAILVGNSVRGFERVTLIIR; from the coding sequence TTGGATTTAGAAAGAAAAAAAGGAAATTACCCTTGTGGGATCCTCAATTATGAACTTGGGTATCACTTCATAGAAGGATTGGATTTAGAATCTTCTCCCTTAAAGGAAGGAACTTCTCTCCTTCATATCACCATCTTCCAAAACAAAAAAAGATTTAAATATAAAAATCCGCATCCGAAGGTTGAAACATCAGTTTCCATTTCAAATCCCAAACCGAAATGGACAAAAGACGAATATACAAAACAATGGAACAAAACTTTAGAATATCTGAAACTTGGGGAAAGTTATGAATTAAATTTGTGTTTTCCCGTCGAACTTCAGATAAACGGTGATTTGTTTTCATTCTACCAAAACCTGAAGGCAAAACAAAAAACAAAATTTTCAGTATTCTATCCTTACGAAAGGAAAAACAAAACCATTGTTTCCCTCTCACCCGAACTTTTTTTTGAAGTTCAAGGTGAAATCATCACCACCGAACCCATGAAAGGAACCATTGTAAGAGGGAATACAAGAGAAGATGATCAAAAGAATTTTTTGCACCTCCAAACTTCTGAAAAGGAAAGAGCCGAGAATGTAATGATCACAGATTTGTATCGGAATGATCTAGGAAGAATTGCCAAACAAGGGACTGTCGAAGTGGAAGAACTTTTTTCGATCCGAGGGCTCAGTACTGTTTGGCAAATGGTTTCCAAAGTTACGGCAAAATTAGACAAACCATTTTCTTGGAATACAGTCCTCTCTTCCTTGTTCCCATCAGGTTCCGTGATTGGTGCTCCCAAACGGAATTCCTATGAACTTTTACGTTCTTTAGAGGTTGGGAACAGAGGAGTTTATACAGGTGTTTTTTTTACATCAGAGGAAACAAACCATGTTCCTTGGATCCGTGCTAGTGTTACAATTCGTACGCTAGAAACAGATTCAATTGGCGAAACTCATAATGCAGTATATGGAATTGGAAGTGGAGTTACAGTATTATCCACACCCAAAGAAGAATATGAAGAATGCCTCTCTAAACTAAAAGTACTGACAAGTCCCATCCCACCTAATTTTCAAATCTTGGAAACTTTGAAACTGTCGAATGGAAAAATATTCTTAAAAGAACATCATGGGAATCGAATTGAAAGTACAGCAAAACGGTTTGGATTTTCATTTTCCAAAACAAAGTTAGAAGATACTTTCCATAAGATCGAAACAGAAGTAACAGGAAAGGTGAGGATTCGTCTCTTACTCGATGAAGAAGGTAACTTCCATTGGGAATCAACTTCTCTTCCAAAACGATCGATCCGAGCTTCCATCTCTTTGGGTTTTGCAAAAGAACCCATCAATTCAGATGATGTATTTTTATATCACAAAACAACAAACCGCAGTGTTTACAACCAACTAACAGAAGATTGTAAAGGATTAGGGATCGATGATTGTATCCTTTTTGACAAGGATGGTAGAGTGCTGGAAACAACAATCCGTAACCTATTTTACAAAGAAAAGGGAAAGTGGTACACACCATCCTTAGACACAGGTGGCCTTCCTGGGGTCTTTCGAGAAAGGCTTCTCCAAAAAAATTGGGTGAAGGTTAAACCCACATCCAAAGATGACTTACTGAATGCAGAGGCCATCCTAGTAGGGAATTCTGTACGAGGATTCGAACGGGTAACTCTTATTATAAGATAA
- a CDS encoding peptidase MA family protein, whose translation MKRTLVFLISFLLGSFLYSDAERKPVPLKRGSGADVLYFDFGETAPTSFFQSEKLQEPKLEDLKLGFLDAAPGYYSGPDGGEVYQWAKNHYQWKRADGSVFTEWPTGIFKLDFPTGTGFVFAPAPSSCNGCSPTLVWNYPDNTKITKYWISHRKEYDTIYQKPLEFQNYLLVNESQFGKPKLEIGNLVFYGSDKWNEYLRVFGEEVKTKALFTFLKNEFGFENRGKIPVLLFDDYPTAKEYVGFDLPGANQTEMGLGGRDAIVLCCGEQMPERSSNANFDADSLRRVNFSMVLQKLTRNIEQVSCLKTIAETGTQPSQEILDPWFEEGLASYTESRMSDRKRVWVYAETEKLIRENKAPKSFKSLLDAKYKDNIPYLFGAILVKHIHDVYGKEAITSYQKETCLGLESTLALQKITGVSADSILKESTKRFESDKLQILKDTKSLSLSGYTVMNPQFPNEYLSFLEKGFTLKESAKEIKSYDELPHLYKIFTANVEDYTGKREGDFLGPKGTYFFLWKKGNYRWFGDGWEANVFPGNQIVFRGSNYTIVEWENGKKQYVAPSGDSVVFPNRETVLYPD comes from the coding sequence ATGAAACGTACTCTTGTTTTCCTAATTTCTTTCCTCTTAGGTTCTTTCCTTTATTCTGATGCTGAGAGAAAACCTGTTCCTTTAAAACGTGGGAGTGGGGCAGATGTATTGTATTTTGATTTTGGAGAAACCGCACCAACGAGTTTTTTCCAATCTGAAAAGCTCCAAGAACCAAAACTGGAAGATTTGAAGTTAGGATTTTTGGACGCAGCCCCTGGGTATTATTCGGGACCTGATGGGGGAGAAGTCTACCAATGGGCCAAAAACCATTACCAATGGAAACGTGCTGATGGCAGTGTGTTTACAGAATGGCCTACAGGGATTTTTAAATTAGATTTTCCAACTGGGACTGGATTTGTTTTTGCTCCTGCGCCCAGTTCGTGTAATGGATGTTCGCCGACATTGGTATGGAATTATCCAGACAATACCAAAATCACAAAGTATTGGATTTCCCACCGAAAAGAATACGATACCATCTACCAAAAACCACTCGAGTTCCAAAATTATCTACTCGTGAATGAATCCCAGTTTGGAAAACCAAAGTTAGAAATAGGAAATCTTGTTTTTTATGGTTCTGATAAGTGGAACGAGTATTTACGTGTGTTTGGTGAAGAAGTCAAAACCAAAGCTCTATTTACTTTTTTAAAAAATGAATTTGGATTTGAAAATCGTGGGAAAATACCTGTCCTACTATTCGATGACTACCCAACTGCAAAAGAGTATGTAGGATTTGATCTCCCTGGTGCCAACCAAACAGAAATGGGACTTGGGGGTAGGGATGCCATTGTTTTATGTTGTGGCGAACAAATGCCTGAACGATCGAGCAATGCAAATTTTGATGCCGACTCACTGCGTCGGGTTAATTTTAGTATGGTTCTCCAAAAACTGACAAGAAACATTGAACAAGTATCTTGTTTAAAAACCATAGCGGAAACTGGAACCCAACCATCCCAAGAAATCCTTGACCCTTGGTTTGAAGAAGGATTGGCATCTTATACTGAATCTCGAATGAGTGACCGTAAACGTGTTTGGGTTTATGCGGAAACAGAAAAATTAATCCGAGAAAATAAGGCTCCCAAATCTTTTAAATCTTTGTTAGATGCCAAATACAAAGACAACATTCCTTATCTTTTTGGCGCCATTTTAGTGAAACACATCCATGATGTGTATGGAAAAGAAGCGATCACTTCTTACCAAAAAGAAACTTGTTTGGGGCTTGAGTCCACTCTCGCCTTACAAAAGATAACTGGTGTAAGTGCAGATTCTATTTTGAAAGAGAGTACAAAACGATTTGAATCAGACAAACTTCAGATTTTAAAAGATACAAAATCACTTTCACTTTCTGGGTATACAGTCATGAACCCACAATTTCCCAATGAATATTTATCCTTTTTAGAGAAAGGTTTTACTCTCAAAGAATCCGCAAAAGAGATCAAATCATATGATGAACTTCCTCACCTATACAAAATCTTCACTGCAAATGTGGAAGATTATACTGGGAAACGGGAAGGGGATTTTTTAGGACCCAAGGGAACTTATTTTTTCTTATGGAAAAAAGGGAATTACCGTTGGTTTGGAGATGGATGGGAAGCGAATGTATTTCCTGGAAACCAAATTGTATTCCGTGGATCCAATTACACGATTGTGGAATGGGAAAATGGAAAAAAACAATATGTGGCGCCAAGCGGAGATTCGGTGGTGTTCCCAAATCGAGAAACGGTGTTGTATCCAGACTGA
- the trxB gene encoding thioredoxin-disulfide reductase, producing MNHKVVIIGSGPAGHTAAIYAARANLNPVMYEGFMAGGVAAGGQLTTTTEVENFPGFPEGIDGTKLTQLFREQSAKYGTTIHTQTITKVDFSKRPFTIWSDDEEIKAESIIIATGATAKRMFVKGEDVFWQRGISACAVCDGALPIYRNKALAVVGGGDSAVEEANHLTKFASKVYLVVRRDQLRASQIMQKRAMEHPKIEILWNQTVVEAKGGAGGLTSIVLESTKDKSQKDLEVGGLFYAIGHVPNTEIFKGQLNLDETGYIITKPGTTQTNVEGVFAAGDVQDKVYRQAITAAGSGCMAALEAERWLEGH from the coding sequence ATGAACCACAAAGTTGTCATCATTGGATCAGGACCTGCAGGACACACAGCAGCCATTTACGCGGCGAGAGCCAATTTAAACCCAGTGATGTATGAAGGATTTATGGCAGGTGGTGTTGCCGCAGGTGGACAACTCACAACCACAACAGAAGTGGAAAATTTCCCTGGTTTTCCAGAAGGGATCGATGGAACCAAACTCACCCAACTTTTCCGCGAACAATCGGCAAAATATGGAACCACCATCCACACCCAAACCATCACCAAAGTCGATTTTTCCAAACGCCCTTTTACCATTTGGTCTGATGACGAAGAAATCAAAGCAGAATCCATTATCATTGCGACAGGTGCAACCGCCAAACGTATGTTTGTAAAAGGGGAAGATGTTTTTTGGCAACGTGGGATTTCCGCTTGTGCCGTTTGTGACGGTGCCCTTCCGATTTACCGAAACAAAGCTCTTGCAGTTGTTGGTGGCGGGGACTCCGCAGTGGAAGAAGCAAATCACCTAACCAAATTTGCCTCCAAAGTGTATCTTGTGGTAAGACGTGACCAACTCCGTGCATCCCAAATCATGCAAAAACGTGCCATGGAACACCCAAAAATTGAAATCCTCTGGAACCAAACAGTTGTGGAAGCAAAAGGTGGTGCTGGTGGTCTTACTTCTATCGTACTCGAAAGTACAAAAGATAAATCCCAAAAAGACTTAGAAGTGGGTGGACTCTTTTATGCCATTGGACACGTTCCCAATACTGAAATTTTCAAAGGCCAATTGAATTTAGATGAAACAGGTTATATCATCACAAAACCAGGAACCACACAAACCAATGTGGAAGGTGTATTTGCTGCAGGAGATGTTCAGGACAAAGTGTACAGGCAAGCAATCACGGCTGCTGGTAGTGGTTGTATGGCCGCACTTGAAGCAGAACGCTGGTTAGAAGGTCATTAG
- a CDS encoding tetratricopeptide repeat protein: protein MSYRITPFFLLILSFLLVVNCGRKERTLFEEGKKWELVGEKTKALYYYELSLRENPEYDPVLKRMGLLLADSVESIATAIFYLEKYHKQKKDDTEVQRELFRLYLTTGYEKEALEILEEIRFQGKKETLEFFEATYLCLTRGVKQKDYLQSLENSPLSGDPYYAPWVRACETK from the coding sequence GTGTCTTATCGAATCACTCCCTTTTTTTTACTCATCCTTTCTTTCCTGTTAGTCGTTAATTGCGGCCGAAAAGAACGAACTCTTTTTGAAGAAGGGAAAAAATGGGAATTGGTAGGAGAAAAAACAAAAGCTCTATATTATTACGAACTTTCGCTCCGTGAAAATCCTGAGTATGACCCTGTCCTCAAACGGATGGGACTTCTCCTTGCTGACAGTGTGGAATCCATTGCCACCGCCATCTTTTATTTGGAAAAATACCACAAACAAAAAAAAGACGACACAGAAGTACAAAGAGAACTCTTCCGCCTCTATCTTACCACAGGGTATGAAAAAGAAGCACTGGAAATTTTAGAGGAAATTCGGTTCCAAGGAAAAAAAGAAACCTTGGAATTTTTTGAAGCTACCTATCTCTGTCTTACGAGAGGGGTCAAACAAAAGGACTACCTCCAGAGTTTAGAAAATAGCCCACTTTCGGGTGACCCGTACTATGCACCTTGGGTGCGGGCGTGTGAAACAAAATAG